A genome region from Glycine max cultivar Williams 82 chromosome 5, Glycine_max_v4.0, whole genome shotgun sequence includes the following:
- the LOC100790431 gene encoding adenine phosphoribosyltransferase 4: MSAYRDEDPRLHGIKTKIRVVPNFPKPGIMFQDITTLLLDPRVFKDTIDLFVERYKGKNISVVAGIEARGFIFGSPIALAIGAKFVPLRKPKKLPGKVISQEYILEYGRDCLEMHVGAVEPGERALVVDDLIATGGTLCAAMDLLERVGAEVVECGCVIELPELKGRERLNGKPLHVLVECFECCE, from the exons ATGTCGGCTTACAGAGACGAGGATCCCCGTCTTCATGGCATCAAAACTAAGATTCGTGTTGTCCCTAATTTCCCCAAACCTG GTATTATGTTCCAAGACATTACTACTCTGTTGCTTGATCCCAGGGTCTTTAAGGACACGATAGATTTGTTCGTTGAGCGATACAAAGGCAAAAACATTTCTGTTGTTGCag GAATTGAAGCTCGGGGTTTCATTTTTGGTTCTCCCATTGCACTGGCAATAGGAGCAAAGTTTGTACCATTGAGGAAACCGAAAAAATTGCCTG GCAAAGTTATTTCTCAAGAGTATATTCTGGAATATGGAAGAGACTGTCTTGAGATGCATGTTGGAGCTGTTGAACCTGGTGAGCGTGCTTTAGTTGTTGATGATTTGATTGCAACTGGAGGAACACTCTGTGCAGCTATGGACTTACTAG AGCGAGTGGGAGCAGAGGTAGTGGAGTGCGGATGTGTAATTGAATTGCCAGAATTAAAG GGCCGTGAACGGTTGAACGGGAAGCCCTTGCATGTGTTAGTGGAATGTTTTGAGTGCTGTGAATAG
- the LOC100811674 gene encoding uncharacterized protein: MASAWVKSWQCKSRAFEDVYHPHPKILSASCRKTMESIKEMVEIPKPRPRPRPKPKTPLEKHPSSKYPSSATKPEFEARTTMTRSRSSTTTTTSSRGIIELPEGHPSRNVVEIIFHTSWGPKPFPGRVELIFKLQNAPRTVSRFEEFREAMKGRAAAGLAEGNDGEENARCIADGNEVMRFHCLGPAGDGGPYDAGCAWSFPEKKGAAICTFSGSGGAHETAGGGRGRRAMLVCRVVAGRVSKQLGFLDSLLDKRVGFDSVSRDNGELLVFDSRAVLPCFLIIYRL, from the coding sequence ATGGCGAGTGCGTGGGTGAAATCGTGGCAGTGCAAGTCAAGAGCTTTCGAAGACGTGTACCACCCACACCCCAAAATCCTGAGTGCAAGCTGCAGAAAGACCATGGAAAGCATAAAAGAAATGGTGGAAATACCCAAGCCCAGGCCCAGGCCCAGGCCCAAGCCAAAGACACCCTTGGAGAAACATCCGAGCTCCAAATACCCATCATCAGCCACCAAACCTGAATTCGAAGCACGAACCACCATGACACGTTCCCGAAGCAGCACGACAACGACAACCTCGTCGCGTGGCATCATTGAACTTCCCGAAGGCCACCCTTCGCGCAATGTTGTCGAAATCATCTTCCACACCAGCTGGGGCCCCAAGCCGTTCCCGGGTCGGGTCGAGCTAATTTTCAAGCTGCAGAACGCGCCGCGCACAGTGTCGCGCTTCGAGGAGTTTCGCGAGGCAATGAAGGGGCGCGCCGCCGCGGGGCTCGCCGAGGGCAACGACGGCGAGGAGAACGCGCGGTGCATCGCCGACGGGAACGAGGTCATGCGGTTTCACTGCCTGGGTCCCGCCGGGGACGGTGGGCCCTACGACGCTGGATGTGCATGGTCGTTTCCGGAGAAGAAGGGGGCGGCGATTTGCACGTTTTCTGGCAGCGGCGGCGCGCATGAAACCGCCGGCGGAGGTAGGGGGAGAAGGGCCATGTTGGTTTGTCGGGTTGTAGCGGGTCGGGTCTCAAAGCAACTCGGGTTTCTGGACTCGTTGTTGGACAAGCGAGTCGGGTTCGACTCGGTGAGTAGGGATAACGGCGAGTTGCTAGTTTTTGACTCGCGTGCGGTATTGCCCTGCTTTCTTATTATTTACaggttgtaa
- the LOC100793065 gene encoding probable lipid phosphate phosphatase beta, whose translation MGQGHEPPKSPAAAPPLLRRIHNLDNAISLYIHTLTRPIAPRPLLRFLELLADFRFFFPVSLSLYLAAPSSSPLRRNLLLPLLLCSLLDLLFIALLKFLVRRSRPSYSNHSQYSAVVSVDNFSFPSGHSSRVCFVASVFSLSRSSLLADLSRPRVAILVRRWFAGDDALAVDMLLAAIWAWAVITVVSRVALGRHYVIDVFFGACFGVLEAMVTFRVLEYRGLI comes from the coding sequence ATGGGCCAGGGCCATGAACCCCCCAAATCCCCTGCGGCTGCGCCACCGTTGCTCCGCCGCATCCACAACCTCGACAACGCAATCTCCCTCTACATCCACACCCTGACCCGCCCCATCGCTCCACGTCCCCTCCTCCGCTTCCTAGAGCTTTTGGCGGACTTCCGCTTCTTCTTCCCCgtctccctctccctctacCTTGCCGCTCCCTCCTCCTCCCCTCTCCGCCGCAACCTCCTCCTCCCCCTCCTCCTCTGCTCCCTCCTCGACCTCCTCTTCATCGCCCTCCTCAAATTCCTCGTCCGCCGATCCCGCCCCTCCTACTCCAACCACTCCCAATACAGCGCCGTCGTTTCGGTCGACAACTTCTCCTTCCCCAGCGGCCACTCCTCCCGCGTCTGCTTCGTCGCTTCCGTCTTCTCCCTCTCCCGCTCCTCCCTCCTAGCGGATCTCAGCCGTCCACGTGTCGCCATCCTCGTTCGTCGCTGGTTTGCAGGAGACGACGCTCTTGCCGTTGATATGCTCCTCGCCGCCATTTGGGCCTGGGCCGTGATCACCGTGGTTTCGAGAGTCGCTCTCGGGAGGCATTACGTCATCGACGTCTTCTTTGGCGCTTGCTTCGGCGTTCTCGAAGCGATGGTCACCTTTCGCGTTCTCGAATACCGAGGGTTGATTTGA